One stretch of Akkermansia sp. RCC_12PD DNA includes these proteins:
- a CDS encoding glycosyltransferase family 2 protein, translating into MKRISLIIPCLNEEQAIPEFKKEVDRVFSEHLNGYERELIFVDDGSTDHTLQTIKDLTAESPEIRFISFSRNFGKEAAIYAGLEAATGDYAAVMDVDLQDPPSLLPDMLAAIEEEGYDCAGTRRTTREGEPALRSFFARAFYKTINRISDTHIVDGARDYKLMTRPVLEALLSLKEYNRFSKGLYEWVGFRTKWFEYENVERVAGKTKWSFFKLFLYSIEGIVAFSTVPLALASIIGVMLSLISFLSIIVLMVRELIWHHSAYGWTSMVCIFCLMGGIILLCLGILGQYLAKTYTEVKRRPIYIARERS; encoded by the coding sequence ATGAAGCGTATTTCCCTGATTATTCCCTGTCTGAATGAAGAACAAGCCATCCCGGAATTCAAGAAAGAAGTGGACCGGGTATTCAGCGAGCACTTGAATGGTTATGAGAGGGAACTCATCTTCGTAGACGACGGGTCCACGGACCATACCCTGCAAACGATCAAGGACCTGACGGCGGAGTCTCCGGAAATAAGATTCATCTCCTTTTCCCGCAACTTCGGGAAGGAGGCGGCTATTTACGCCGGGCTGGAAGCCGCTACGGGCGATTATGCCGCCGTGATGGACGTAGACCTGCAGGATCCTCCCTCCCTGCTCCCGGACATGCTCGCAGCCATTGAAGAGGAAGGATACGACTGCGCCGGCACCCGCCGGACTACCCGGGAGGGGGAACCCGCGCTCCGCTCCTTCTTTGCCCGTGCCTTTTACAAGACCATCAACAGGATTTCGGACACGCACATCGTGGACGGAGCCCGGGACTACAAGCTGATGACGCGCCCCGTTCTGGAAGCCCTGCTCTCACTCAAGGAATACAACCGTTTTTCCAAAGGGCTGTACGAATGGGTGGGCTTCCGTACCAAATGGTTTGAATATGAAAATGTGGAGCGTGTAGCGGGAAAAACCAAATGGTCCTTCTTCAAGCTCTTCCTGTATTCCATTGAAGGCATTGTCGCGTTTTCCACGGTTCCTTTGGCGCTGGCGTCCATCATCGGGGTGATGCTCTCCCTCATCTCTTTCCTTTCCATCATTGTCCTGATGGTCCGGGAACTTATCTGGCACCATTCCGCCTACGGCTGGACCTCCATGGTCTGCATCTTCTGCCTGATGGGCGGCATCATCCTGCTGTGCCTGGGCATTTTGGGCCAATACCTGGCCAAGACCTATACGGAAGTGAAAAGGCGCCCTATTTACATAGCCAGAGAGCGTTCCTGA
- a CDS encoding glycosyltransferase family 2 protein yields MDTEPDFSIVTPSFNYTTYVRECIESVLGQEGATFEHIIQDAGSTDGTLDILREYPHLKLHVEKDSGMSEGINRGFLKATGKWVMWLNTDDRLLPGALAAIKAFADSRPDANVVYGAWNFIGPDGGVQRSMKDLPYSLSMHIWYGTYLASTALFLRRSTTIDEGILLDERFHYDMDGEYYARLGRTGKKWVLYT; encoded by the coding sequence ATGGACACGGAACCGGATTTCTCCATTGTCACCCCCAGTTTCAACTACACTACCTATGTCCGGGAATGCATTGAAAGCGTCCTGGGCCAGGAAGGGGCCACGTTTGAACACATCATCCAGGACGCGGGCTCCACGGACGGCACGCTGGATATTCTGCGGGAATATCCCCACCTGAAACTGCATGTGGAAAAGGACTCCGGCATGTCGGAAGGCATCAACCGCGGTTTCCTCAAGGCCACGGGCAAATGGGTCATGTGGCTGAACACGGACGACAGGCTTCTTCCGGGAGCCCTGGCCGCCATCAAGGCTTTTGCCGATTCCCGCCCGGATGCGAACGTCGTGTACGGTGCCTGGAACTTCATCGGCCCGGACGGCGGCGTCCAGCGTTCCATGAAAGATCTGCCGTACAGCCTGAGCATGCATATCTGGTACGGCACCTATCTGGCGTCCACCGCCCTGTTCCTGCGCCGTTCCACGACCATTGACGAAGGTATCCTGCTGGATGAACGCTTCCATTACGATATGGACGGGGAATATTACGCGCGGTTGGGACGCACCGGCAAAAAATGGGTTTTATATACTTAA
- a CDS encoding nucleoside-diphosphate kinase — protein sequence MPNTKEETTLILLKPDCVRKNLSGTILKRLLSEGFRLRGIKMIQLDEPILREHYAHILDLVVNGELLFPKLLDFMTSSPVIAIALKGPGVIVRVRELLGPTNSQKADKGTIRGDYGTDSMMNVCHASDSSESAEIELKRFFREEELFDSLN from the coding sequence ATGCCAAACACCAAAGAAGAAACTACGCTGATTTTATTGAAACCCGACTGCGTTCGGAAAAATCTTTCCGGCACCATCCTGAAACGCTTGTTGTCTGAAGGGTTTCGCTTGCGTGGCATAAAGATGATTCAGCTTGATGAACCCATTCTCCGGGAGCATTACGCCCATATCCTGGATCTCGTCGTCAATGGAGAGCTCCTGTTCCCCAAACTTCTTGATTTCATGACCAGTTCCCCCGTCATTGCCATTGCGCTGAAAGGGCCGGGCGTCATCGTCCGCGTGCGGGAACTGCTGGGGCCCACCAATTCCCAGAAAGCCGACAAGGGTACTATTCGCGGCGATTATGGAACGGACAGCATGATGAACGTGTGCCATGCTTCCGACAGCAGCGAATCAGCGGAAATAGAATTGAAGAGGTTTTTCCGGGAAGAGGAACTGTTCGACAGCCTCAACTAA